In the genome of Nymphaea colorata isolate Beijing-Zhang1983 chromosome 9, ASM883128v2, whole genome shotgun sequence, one region contains:
- the LOC116260533 gene encoding putative phospholipid-transporting ATPase 9, protein MGGREKRRKLRLSKIYTYACGRPPSGSDHHEEVGGPGFSRVVFCNEPNSAEAALKNYATNYVSTTKYTIATFIPKSLFEQFRRVANLYFLLAASLGFTRLSPYSGVSSMVPLSFVILVSMIKEAVEDWKRFKQDLEVNNRKVKVRLGDGSFDYTEWKQLKVGDVVKVEKDGFFPADLLLISSSYDDAICYVETMNLDGETNLKLKQALGVTSGLSEESDFRQFKAMVKCEDPNANLYSFVGSMKYGVEQYPLSPQQVLLRDSKLRNTEYIYGVVIFTGHDTKVIQNSTEPPSKRSKIEKKMDKIIYFLFSLLVVISACGSVFFGIWTKQDIKNGRMKRWYLRPDDATILFDPKKAGLAALFHFLTALMLYNYFIPISLYVSIEIVKILQCVFINRDQKMYYEEYDRPAHARTSNLNEELGQVDTVLSDKTGTLTCNSMEFLKCSVAGVAYGHGITEVERAMAKKKGSPIAHEISSSETDDESVLKPSVKGFNFMDDRIMNGNWIHEPHSDVIQKFFRVLAICQTAIPEANEESGKVTYEAESPDEAAFVIAAREVGFKFFKRTQTSISLHELDPISGEKGERSYELLHVIEFNSSRKRMSVIVKNEENQILLLSKGADSVMFERLSEKGRKFEEETREHINEYADAGLRTLVLAYRQLDEVEYKNFSEELLQAKNLVSADRDEKVDEVADKMERDLILLGATAVEDKLQNGVPECIDKLAQAGIKLWVLTGDKMETAINIGFACSLLRQGMEQIIITLDTPEIKWLEKQGDKDEIAKASKASIVEQINEGKSQLVSSMGSTEVFALIIDGKALAFALEGDVKSKFLELAIGCASVICCRSSPKQKALVTRLVKEGTGKTTLAIGDGANDVGMLQEADIGVGISGVEGMQAVMSSDVAIAQFCFLERLLLVHGHWCYRRISSMICYFFYKNMVFGFTLFLYEILASFSGQAAYNDWFMSTYNVFFTSLPVAALGIFDQDVSARLCLQFPLLYQEGVQNVLFSWRRIFSWMLNGVYSAAVVFFFTTRTLQIQAFRRGGELASRDVLGTTMYTCIVWIVNCQMALAVSYFTWIHHLFVWGSIAVWYLFLLIYGSLTPTFSTTAYKIFIEACGPSPSYWVITFFVAVCALIPYVVYSTIQMKFFPMYHELIQGIRLYGKDDPEYGKMLKMRYSRRSTVGFSARREAKFYGTKKPRNKKREESRPSEESPINA, encoded by the exons ATGGGTGGGAgggaaaagaggagaaaattGCGATTAAGCAAGATCTACACCTATGCCTGTGGCAGACCGCCTTCAGGTAGCGACCACCATGAGGAGGTGGGAGGGCCAGGCTTCTCTAGAGTGGTGTTCTGCAATGAGCCTAACAGCGCAGAGGCTGCTCTCAAGAATTATGCCACCAATTACGTGTCCACCACCAAGTATACGATCGCCACATTCATACCAAAGTCCTTGTTTGAGCAATTCAGGAGGGTAGCAAATCTTTACTTTCTTCTTGCTGCTTCTCTTGGTTTTACTCGACTGTCTCCCTACTCGGGTGTGAGCTCTATGGTGCCTTTGTCCTTTGTCATTCTAGTCAGCATGATTAAGGAAGCCGTGGAAGATTGGAAGAGGTTCAAGCAG GATCTTGAGGTCAATAACCGGAAGGTAAAAGTGCGCCTTGGAGATGGAAGTTTTGACTATACTGAATGGAAGCAGTTGAAGGTTGGAGATGTTGTCAAAGTTGAGAAGGATGGTTTCTTTCCTGCTGACCTCCTATTGATTTCCTCCAGTTATGATGATGCAATATGCTATGTGGAGacaatgaatcttgatggagaGACGAATTTGAAATTGAAGCAAGCACTAGGGGTTACTTCTGGCTTAAGTGAAGAATCTGACTTCCGGCAGTTCAAGGCAATGGTTAAATGTGAAGACCCAAACGCAAATCTGTATTCCTTTGTAGGAAGCATGAAGTATGGAGTTGAGCAGTACCCTCTTTCTCCTCAGCAAGTTCTTCTCAGGGACTCAAAGCTCCGCAACACCGAGTATATCTATGGTGTAGTTATCTTCACTGGACATGACACTAAAGTTATACAGAATTCTACTGAACCACCCTCCAAGAGGAGtaagattgaaaagaaaatggataaaattatttattttttattttccctgcTTGTTGTGATCTCTGCATGTGGATCTGTCTTCTTTGGAATCTGGACCAAACAGGATATTAAGAATGGCAGAATGAAGAGATGGTACCTCCGGCCTGATGATGCCACCATACTCTTTGATCCTAAAAAAGCAGGTCTAGCAGccttgttccattttcttacaGCCTTGATGTTGTACAACTACTTCATTCCCAtatctctctatgtttccaTAGAAATTGTTAAAATTCTCCAATGTGTTTTCATCAATCGAGACCAGAAAATGTACTATGAGGAGTATGACAGGCCGGCACATGCTCgaacatcaaatttgaatgaagAGCTTGGTCAAGTTGACACTGTATTGTCAGATAAGACAGGTACTCTGACGTGTAACTCGATGGAGTTCTTAAAGTGTTCTGTGGCTGGTGTTGCTTATGGCCATGGCATAACAGAGGTTGAAAGGGCTATGGCAAAGAAAAAAGGGTCACCCATTGCACATGAAATATCATCATCAGAAACAGATGATGAAAGTGTTTTGAAGCCATCAGTTAAAGGCTTCAATTTCATGGATGATCGCATCATGAATGGCAACTGGATCCATGAACCACACTCAGATGTCATTCAGAAGTTTTTTCGTGTATTGGCCATCTGTCAAACTGCTATTCCTGAAGCGAATGAAGAATCCGGCAAGGTTACTTATGAAGCTGAATCACCAGATGAGGCAGCTTTTGTGATTGCAGCAAGAGAGGTGGGCTTCAAATTTTTCAAGAGGACACAGACAAGCATCTCATTGCATGAGTTGGATCCCATATCTGGAGAGAAAGGTGAAAG GTCCTATGAGCTGCTGCATGTTATAGAGTTCAACAGCTCTCGCAAGAGGATGTCCGTGATTgttaaaaatgaggaaaatcagATACTTCTTCTCTCTAAAGGTGCTGACAG TGTCATGTTTGAAAGGCTCTCTGAGAAAGGCAGGAAGTTTGAGGAGGAAACAAGGGAACACATCAATGAATACGCTGATGCTGGCTTGAGAACTCTGGTGCTCGCATATCGCCAACTGGATGAAGTAGAATATAAGAATTTTAGTGAGGAACTTCTTCAAGCTAAGAATTTAGTAAGTGCAGATCGAGATGAAAAGGTTGATGAGGTGGCTGATAAAATGGAGAGGGACTTGATTCTTCTTGGTGCAACTGCTGTTGAAGATAAACTGCAGAATGGG GTTCCTGAATGCATTGACAAGTTAGCACAGGCAGGAATAAAGTTATGGGTTCTCACTGGAGATAAGATGGAAACTGCAATCAATATTGG TTTTGCATGCAGCCTGCTCAGGCAAGGAATGGAACAGATAATCATCACCTTGGATACACCGGAAATCAAATGGTTGGAGAAACAGGGAGACAAAGATGAAATTGCAAAG GCATCCAAGGCAAGCATAGTCGAACAGATAAATGAAGGAAAATCTCAGTTGGTTTCATCTATGGGAAGCACAGAAGTGTTTGCATTAATAATTGATGGGAAAGCCTTGGCCTTTGCCCTTGAAGGGGATGTCAAAAGCAAATTCTTGGAACTGGCAATAGGCTGTGCATCAGTTATTTGCTGCCGTTCATCCCCCAAACAAAAAGCTCTG GTGACAAGGCTGGTGAAGGAAGGAACTGGAAAGACAACATTGGCCATAGGTGATGGTGCTAATGACGTGGGTATGCTCCAAGAAGCCGACATTGGAGTTGGAATTAGTGGCGTTGAAGGAATGCAG GCAGTCATGTCCAGTGATGTAGCTATTGCTCAGTTCTGTTTCCTAGAGCGTTTGCTGCTGGTCCATGGACATTGGTGCTACAGAAGAATCTCTTCGATG ATATGCTACTTCTTTTACAAGAACATGGTATTCGGCTTCACTCTTTTCCTGTATGAGATTTTGGCATCATTCTCGGGTCAAGCTGCCTACAATGATTGGTTTATGTCAACGTACAATGTTTTCTTCACTTCACTTCCTGTGGCTGCCCTGGGTATTTTTGACCAAGACGTTTCAGCGAGGTTATGTCTCCAG TTTCCCTTATTATACCAAGAAGGTGTCCAGAACGTGCTGTTCAGTTGGCGACGGATATTCAGCTGGATGCTTAATGGTGTTTACAGTGCTgctgttgttttcttcttcacgACAAGGACATTGCAAATTCAGGCTTTCCGTAGAGGTGGTGAACTTGCAAGCAGAGATGTCCTTGGCACGACGATGTACACATGTATCGTGTGGATTGTGAACTGTCAAATGGCACTTGCAGTTAGCTACTTCACATGGATACATCATCTATTTGTATGGGGCAGTATCGCAGTCTGGTATCTTTTCCTTCTAATCTATGGTTCGTTAACGCCAACGTTTTCTACTACTGCATACAAAATCTTCATCGAGGCTTGTGGTCCTTCTCCTTCTTACTGGGTCATTACCTTCTTCGTGGCTGTCTGTGCTCTCATCCCGTATGTTGTATATTCAACAATCCAAATGAAGTTCTTCCCAATGTACCATGAACTGATTCAGGGGATAAGATTGTATGGGAAGGACGACCCTGAATATGGCAAGATGTTGAAAATGAGGTATTCTCGGCGAAGCACGGTCGGCTTTAGTGCTCGTCGAGAAGCTAAGTTCTATGGGACAAAGAAGCCTCGtaataagaaaagagaagagagtaGACCGAGTGAAGAGAGTCCTATAAATGCATGA